A single region of the Devosia sp. FJ2-5-3 genome encodes:
- a CDS encoding heme-copper oxidase subunit III family protein produces the protein MSDPALPPGHAPTVQAPGWRGIVADWSSDQRSFKTASWGKVMMWVFLLSDTFIFGCFLLSYMTARMSTTVPWPNASEVFSLEIGGTHMPLLLIAIMTFVLITSSGTMAMAVNFGYQRDRLKTAVLLLLTAALGVTFVGMQAFEWSKLISEGVRPWGNPWGAQQFGATFFMITGFHGTHVSIGVIFLLITARKVWRGDFDTGRPGFFTSRKGRYEMVEIMGLYWHFVDLVWVFIFALFYLW, from the coding sequence ATGAGCGATCCAGCATTGCCCCCGGGGCACGCACCCACGGTCCAGGCTCCCGGCTGGCGCGGCATCGTGGCCGATTGGTCCTCCGACCAGCGCTCCTTCAAGACCGCCTCCTGGGGCAAGGTGATGATGTGGGTGTTTCTCTTGAGCGACACCTTCATCTTCGGCTGTTTCCTGCTCTCCTACATGACAGCCCGCATGTCGACGACCGTGCCTTGGCCCAATGCCAGCGAGGTCTTCTCGCTCGAGATAGGCGGCACCCACATGCCGCTCCTCCTCATCGCCATCATGACTTTCGTGCTCATCACCTCAAGCGGCACCATGGCGATGGCGGTCAATTTCGGCTATCAGCGCGACCGGCTCAAGACCGCGGTACTGTTGCTGCTGACCGCTGCGCTCGGGGTGACCTTCGTGGGCATGCAGGCCTTCGAATGGAGCAAGCTGATCAGCGAGGGCGTTCGTCCGTGGGGCAATCCCTGGGGCGCCCAACAGTTTGGCGCGACCTTCTTCATGATCACCGGCTTTCACGGCACCCATGTCAGCATCGGCGTCATTTTCCTGCTGATCACGGCGCGCAAGGTGTGGCGCGGCGATTTCGACACCGGGCGCCCCGGCTTCTTCACGTCCCGCAAGGGGCGCTATGAAATGGTCGAAATCATGGGCCTTTACTGGCACTTCGTCGATCTGGTCTGGGTCTTCATTTTTGCCCTGTTCTACCTGTGGTGA
- a CDS encoding cytochrome C oxidase subunit IV family protein, translated as MTHNATAAAPPASAHTDTQQHPIRLYLVVWGWLFILSVGSYMVDILQFQGLLRWGLILTLMLLKAGLIVSIFMHMRWERLALSYAILVPPVLILVFVALMSLEATYTQMTRVLFLNGTT; from the coding sequence ATGACACATAACGCGACTGCCGCCGCACCCCCGGCCTCCGCCCACACCGACACCCAGCAGCATCCGATCCGGCTATATCTGGTGGTGTGGGGCTGGCTGTTCATCCTCAGCGTCGGCTCCTACATGGTCGATATCCTGCAGTTCCAGGGCCTGTTGCGCTGGGGGCTGATCCTGACGCTGATGCTGCTCAAGGCGGGGCTGATCGTTTCGATCTTCATGCATATGCGCTGGGAGCGGCTGGCGCTGAGCTACGCCATCCTCGTTCCGCCGGTCCTGATCCTGGTGTTCGTGGCACTGATGTCGCTGGAGGCCACCTACACGCAGATGACCCGCGTCCTGTTCCTCAACGGAACGACGTAG
- a CDS encoding LysE family translocator: MDLFTLAAFTIAYAIAVLVPGPGVAAVVARALGGGFKGAFPMVLGILAGDLVYFVFAVFGLAAIATYFAPIFVIVRWAGAAYLLFIAWKFWTARPGSEQMKPKNEDPWKTFLAGFSLTMGNPKTIVFYLAILPTVIPLDQMNPVAFIELTIIVVVVLLLIGCGYAWLASAAREMFRSEKALGRLNKTAGAMMAGAAGLVVFQH; the protein is encoded by the coding sequence ATGGACCTCTTCACCCTCGCCGCCTTCACCATCGCCTATGCTATCGCCGTGCTGGTACCCGGCCCTGGCGTCGCTGCGGTCGTTGCCCGCGCTCTGGGCGGCGGGTTCAAGGGCGCTTTTCCAATGGTGCTGGGCATCCTCGCCGGCGATCTCGTCTATTTCGTCTTCGCGGTCTTCGGCCTGGCGGCCATCGCCACCTATTTCGCGCCCATCTTTGTCATCGTCCGCTGGGCGGGCGCCGCCTATCTCCTCTTCATCGCCTGGAAGTTCTGGACTGCCCGTCCCGGCTCCGAACAGATGAAGCCCAAGAATGAAGACCCCTGGAAAACCTTCCTGGCCGGTTTTTCCCTGACCATGGGCAATCCCAAGACCATCGTCTTCTATCTCGCCATCCTCCCCACCGTGATCCCGCTCGACCAGATGAACCCCGTCGCCTTCATCGAGCTGACGATTATCGTGGTGGTGGTCCTGCTGCTGATCGGCTGCGGCTATGCCTGGCTCGCCTCTGCCGCGCGCGAAATGTTCAGGAGCGAAAAGGCCCTGGGCCGTCTCAACAAGACTGCCGGCGCCATGATGGCCGGGGCCGCCGGCCTCGTCGTCTTCCAGCACTAG
- a CDS encoding ABC-F family ATP-binding cassette domain-containing protein — MPQSLTISQLSYIGPDGQKLFSNLDLTFGPGRTGLVGRNGVGKTTLLRLIAGELVPAAGTVSLTGRLGILRQQVQPAAGETIADLFGVREGLALLERATNGTADVDELADADWTLEPRLEAALEKLGLAVGPDTALSTLSGGQRTRAALAALVFAEPDLILLDEPTNNLDAEGRTAVADMLAGWRGAAIVVSHDRNLLENVDAIVELTSLGAKYYGGGWSQYRERRALELQAAERDRDVAEREVREVARKAQEAREKQAQRDAGGRRKAAKGDMPKIVLGGLKRRAEETAGGLDTLAERQAETAQEQARAARERIEILTPFAVKLAPTHLPRSKVVLRAVGLSGGYDPEQPVIRDVSFEIVGPERVAITGDNGTGKTTLLKLLTGSLAPSAGSVQMGGPFALLDQQVGLLQREASIVDNFRRLNPESSENDCRALLAAFSFRADAALQEVGTLSGGEMLRAGLACAVGGKTPPILLVLDEPTNHLDIDAIMEIEAGLRAYDGALLVVSHDRAFLEAIGITREVRLGEGR, encoded by the coding sequence ATGCCTCAATCCCTGACGATTTCGCAGCTTTCCTATATCGGCCCTGACGGCCAGAAGCTCTTTTCCAATCTCGATCTGACTTTTGGCCCAGGGCGCACAGGCCTTGTGGGGCGTAACGGCGTGGGCAAAACCACGCTGCTCAGATTGATTGCGGGTGAACTCGTGCCTGCCGCCGGCACGGTAAGCCTTACAGGCCGGCTGGGCATTTTGCGCCAGCAGGTGCAACCGGCCGCGGGAGAAACCATCGCCGATCTGTTTGGTGTTCGAGAAGGCCTGGCCTTGCTCGAAAGGGCGACGAATGGCACCGCCGATGTCGATGAGCTTGCCGATGCCGACTGGACACTGGAGCCGCGGTTGGAGGCGGCGCTGGAAAAACTTGGCCTGGCGGTGGGGCCGGACACGGCACTTTCGACGCTCTCGGGTGGGCAGCGGACACGGGCGGCGCTGGCCGCATTGGTGTTTGCCGAGCCGGATCTGATCCTTCTCGATGAGCCAACCAACAATCTCGACGCCGAGGGACGGACCGCAGTGGCCGATATGCTGGCAGGGTGGCGGGGGGCGGCTATCGTCGTCAGCCATGATCGCAATCTGCTGGAAAATGTCGATGCTATCGTCGAGCTGACAAGCCTCGGCGCCAAATATTACGGCGGCGGCTGGAGCCAGTATCGGGAGCGCAGGGCGCTCGAGCTGCAGGCGGCAGAGCGGGACCGTGACGTGGCCGAGCGGGAGGTGCGCGAGGTGGCGCGCAAGGCGCAGGAGGCGCGCGAAAAGCAGGCCCAGCGCGATGCCGGCGGGCGGCGCAAGGCGGCGAAGGGCGATATGCCAAAAATCGTACTCGGCGGGCTCAAGCGTCGCGCCGAGGAGACGGCGGGAGGGCTCGATACTCTCGCGGAAAGGCAGGCCGAGACCGCGCAGGAGCAGGCCCGGGCGGCGCGGGAGAGAATCGAAATCCTCACCCCATTCGCGGTAAAACTGGCGCCGACGCACTTGCCGCGCAGCAAGGTCGTGCTGCGGGCGGTGGGGTTGAGCGGGGGCTATGACCCTGAGCAGCCGGTCATCCGCGATGTGTCGTTTGAAATCGTCGGGCCGGAGCGGGTGGCGATCACCGGCGACAATGGAACTGGCAAGACGACGCTGCTGAAGCTGCTGACGGGGAGCCTAGCACCGAGCGCGGGGAGCGTGCAGATGGGCGGGCCCTTTGCATTGCTCGACCAACAGGTGGGACTCTTGCAGCGGGAGGCCAGCATCGTCGACAATTTCCGCCGGCTCAATCCGGAGAGTAGCGAGAATGATTGCCGGGCCTTGCTCGCCGCATTCAGTTTTCGCGCGGATGCGGCACTGCAGGAGGTGGGAACGCTGAGTGGCGGGGAAATGCTACGGGCCGGGCTGGCCTGCGCCGTCGGCGGGAAAACGCCGCCGATCCTGCTGGTGCTCGATGAGCCCACCAATCATCTCGATATCGACGCGATCATGGAGATCGAGGCAGGGCTGCGGGCCTATGACGGGGCGCTGCTGGTGGTGAGCCACGACCGGGCGTTTCTCGAGGCCATCGGAATCACGCGGGAAGTGCGGCTGGGGGAGGGCCGCTAG
- a CDS encoding DUF4037 domain-containing protein, translating to MRPWLAKAAPDLPHAAALIGYGSELLGFDDETSRDHNWGPRVHLIVTAEDFATHARHLVDAFAEVAPQTYLGEPIGWRSRPHPAANGPESAGAIAHGLEIHTLEARLEAHLGLRSLDAITARQWLGFAEQKLLAFTAGAVFHDDDGRLSKARDAMAYFPHDVWLYKLACQWRRIAEEQAFVGRTGQVGDDLGSRIIAARLARDIIRMGFLLERRYAPYSKWIGSAFARLPIAARLSPHMHAALTASEWKPRGEALAAAYLELAHSQNRLEIGVFEPIVGPYHERPFATINADDAIAALLAAITDPELGNLPIMGSLDQVTDLTPLLEDAALSQRIMEPLLAGPSGPPPAALPA from the coding sequence GTGCGGCCCTGGCTCGCCAAGGCCGCTCCGGACCTGCCCCACGCGGCTGCCCTCATCGGATACGGATCGGAGCTGCTGGGCTTCGACGATGAAACGTCGCGGGATCACAATTGGGGGCCCCGGGTCCATCTGATCGTGACAGCCGAGGACTTTGCCACCCATGCCAGGCATTTGGTCGATGCCTTTGCCGAAGTCGCGCCACAGACCTATCTCGGTGAGCCCATCGGCTGGCGCAGCCGGCCCCATCCTGCCGCCAACGGCCCAGAATCCGCAGGCGCCATAGCCCATGGCCTGGAAATCCACACTCTCGAAGCCCGGCTCGAAGCCCATCTCGGCTTGCGTTCCCTCGACGCAATCACCGCCCGCCAATGGCTTGGTTTTGCCGAACAAAAACTCCTCGCCTTCACCGCCGGCGCCGTGTTCCACGACGACGATGGCCGCCTGAGCAAAGCGCGCGACGCCATGGCCTATTTCCCGCACGATGTCTGGCTCTACAAGCTCGCGTGCCAATGGCGGCGCATCGCCGAGGAACAGGCCTTTGTCGGCCGCACCGGCCAGGTCGGGGACGATCTCGGATCCCGCATCATCGCGGCCCGTCTGGCGCGGGACATCATCCGCATGGGCTTCCTGCTCGAACGAAGATATGCCCCCTATTCCAAATGGATCGGCAGCGCCTTCGCCAGGCTCCCCATCGCCGCGCGCCTGTCCCCGCATATGCATGCGGCGCTCACCGCATCCGAATGGAAACCGCGCGGCGAAGCCCTCGCAGCGGCCTATCTCGAGCTCGCCCACAGCCAGAACCGGCTCGAAATAGGCGTCTTCGAGCCCATCGTCGGCCCCTATCACGAGCGCCCCTTCGCCACCATCAATGCCGACGATGCCATTGCGGCACTCCTGGCGGCCATCACCGATCCGGAACTCGGAAATTTGCCCATCATGGGCTCGCTTGACCAAGTCACCGATCTCACGCCCCTCCTCGAAGACGCCGCCCTGTCCCAGCGCATCATGGAGCCGCTCCTTGCGGGCCCTAGCGGCCCTCCCCCAGCCGCACTTCCCGCGTGA
- a CDS encoding phosphotransferase: MKTRFSIPEIGRFLRDAYGPFLHLSQLEEGDDSQAFSASVDGRDVVVRAASTRDGFDKDRLVASRWPTTLAPIVLDILPIGDGWACISEKAPGRTLQSLGTATREIAPAVCAMMDVIAASDISPVTGYGPFSAQGKAGFSSWRDFILSIEGPPQWLALLEAFDYGAPHGLVHGDFGSNNVLVADGRISAVLDWSEAMTGDPAYDLANLFFWRPWLDCMEAQCSYIEVNEPYRSADAARLLRYQLRIGLQIRAEAQADADTRLVEWATHRCATIAAALSGPQEQRLRPPRLTEGHDPSIVSRNPGERSRSDARHRIIAPLLRRDRAALARQGRSGPAPRGCPHRIRIGAAGLRR, encoded by the coding sequence ATGAAGACCAGATTTTCGATCCCTGAAATAGGTCGCTTCCTGCGGGATGCCTACGGCCCCTTCCTCCACCTCTCGCAGCTGGAAGAAGGGGACGACAGCCAGGCCTTCTCTGCCAGTGTGGACGGCCGGGACGTTGTCGTTCGGGCCGCCTCCACACGTGACGGCTTCGACAAAGACCGGCTGGTGGCAAGCCGCTGGCCGACCACGCTGGCCCCAATCGTGCTCGACATCTTGCCCATCGGCGATGGCTGGGCCTGCATTTCCGAGAAGGCCCCTGGCCGGACGCTCCAATCCTTGGGAACTGCTACGAGGGAGATTGCTCCGGCTGTCTGCGCCATGATGGACGTCATCGCGGCCTCGGACATCAGTCCTGTCACCGGCTATGGCCCTTTCAGCGCCCAGGGCAAGGCCGGATTTTCATCCTGGCGCGACTTCATCCTGAGCATAGAGGGCCCACCTCAATGGCTCGCCCTGCTGGAGGCATTCGACTATGGCGCGCCCCATGGCCTCGTCCATGGCGATTTCGGGTCCAACAATGTTCTCGTGGCCGATGGCAGGATCAGCGCCGTTCTCGACTGGTCCGAGGCGATGACAGGCGATCCCGCCTACGACCTTGCCAATCTCTTCTTCTGGCGTCCCTGGCTCGACTGCATGGAGGCCCAGTGCAGTTACATCGAGGTCAACGAACCCTATCGTTCGGCCGATGCCGCGCGTCTTCTCCGCTACCAATTGCGCATCGGCCTCCAGATCCGCGCAGAAGCCCAGGCCGATGCAGATACCCGGCTGGTTGAATGGGCCACCCACCGCTGCGCTACCATCGCCGCCGCCTTGAGCGGGCCCCAGGAACAAAGGCTCCGCCCACCGCGCTTGACCGAAGGTCACGATCCATCAATTGTCAGCCGCAATCCTGGGGAGCGGAGCCGATCTGATGCAAGGCATAGAATTATCGCGCCGCTTCTACGCCGAGATCGTGCGGCCCTGGCTCGCCAAGGCCGCTCCGGACCTGCCCCACGCGGCTGCCCTCATCGGATACGGATCGGAGCTGCTGGGCTTCGACGATGA
- a CDS encoding nucleoside hydrolase translates to MSRKIIIDTDPGQDDAVAILLALASPEELDVLGIVAVAGNVGLHHNANNARKVVELSGRRDIPVYAGCARPMRRELVTAEHVHGDTGLNGPDLPDPTIPLEAQHGVDYIIDTLMAAEPGTITLCTLGPLTNIAMALVKEPRIAERVQELVMMGGAYFEVGNITPAAEFNIYVDPEAADIVMRSGMKITIQPLDVTHMIQSTPARLAAIKGLGNRTGVAVYEMLTFSEGFDLQKYGWTGAPLHDPTVIAYLLQPDLFEGRACHVAIETASELTLGMTVADYWHVTGKPHNATFLRTGNADGFYKLLTERLARLP, encoded by the coding sequence ATGTCTCGCAAGATCATCATCGACACCGATCCCGGACAGGACGATGCCGTCGCCATTCTTCTGGCTCTCGCCTCCCCCGAAGAGTTGGACGTGCTGGGCATCGTGGCCGTCGCCGGCAATGTGGGCCTTCACCACAATGCCAATAATGCGCGCAAGGTCGTCGAGCTCTCGGGCCGTCGTGATATCCCCGTCTATGCCGGTTGCGCCCGCCCCATGCGCCGCGAACTGGTCACCGCCGAACACGTCCATGGCGATACCGGCCTCAACGGTCCTGACCTGCCCGATCCCACCATTCCCCTGGAGGCCCAGCACGGCGTCGACTACATCATCGACACGCTGATGGCTGCCGAGCCGGGCACCATCACGCTGTGTACGCTGGGGCCACTGACCAATATCGCCATGGCGCTGGTCAAGGAGCCGCGCATCGCCGAGCGCGTGCAGGAGCTGGTCATGATGGGCGGCGCCTATTTCGAGGTCGGCAACATCACCCCGGCGGCCGAATTCAACATCTATGTCGACCCCGAAGCCGCCGATATCGTCATGCGCTCGGGCATGAAGATCACCATCCAGCCGCTCGACGTCACTCATATGATCCAGTCGACGCCCGCGCGCCTCGCCGCCATCAAGGGCCTCGGCAACCGCACCGGTGTGGCCGTCTACGAGATGCTGACTTTTTCGGAAGGTTTTGACCTGCAGAAATACGGCTGGACCGGCGCTCCGCTCCATGATCCGACCGTCATCGCCTATTTGCTCCAGCCCGACCTGTTCGAGGGCCGCGCCTGCCACGTCGCCATCGAAACGGCGAGCGAGCTGACCTTGGGCATGACCGTCGCCGACTATTGGCACGTCACCGGAAAACCCCACAACGCCACATTCCTCCGCACCGGCAATGCCGACGGCTTCTACAAGCTCCTCACAGAGAGATTGGCGCGCCTGCCGTGA
- a CDS encoding AI-2E family transporter yields the protein MFSRRHSGRAEAMSESQFERLLSNAAQLAIVGLGLAALLLVLQAGQVILAPVTLAIVVGLMFGPVADRVEAWGIPSVVSAALVVLLLIGVIALGVAMFAVPLSGWAARVPVIWERLQHQIANFREPLESLGDLQGQLSSIFGNGEGMTVKVDDGSTVTDLAMIAPAILAQVLISLASLYFCVATREQIRVSILSLCVTRRMRWRTAHVFRDVEHKVSRYLLSISVINFCLGCVVALTMWAIGMPSPLLWGALAAVLNYIPYIGQAVMIACLLVVGLATETSLQQIVLPVLCYMAINFIEGQFATPHFIGHTMTLNPFLIFLSITYWLWAWGPIGGLVAVPTLLIASSLLAHILPSKPIAPRRPVRRTGTMSPREELLANAAQAIKEQREDQQDGKSAPAKPAEKPA from the coding sequence ATGTTCAGCCGTCGTCATTCCGGTCGTGCCGAAGCCATGAGCGAAAGCCAGTTCGAGCGCCTGCTGAGTAATGCGGCGCAGCTGGCAATCGTTGGCCTGGGGCTGGCGGCGCTCCTGCTTGTGCTGCAGGCGGGGCAGGTGATCCTCGCTCCGGTAACCCTGGCGATCGTCGTCGGGTTGATGTTCGGGCCGGTGGCCGACCGGGTCGAGGCCTGGGGCATACCCTCGGTCGTGTCCGCGGCACTGGTGGTGCTCCTTCTCATCGGCGTGATCGCGCTCGGCGTTGCGATGTTCGCCGTGCCGCTGAGCGGGTGGGCGGCGCGGGTGCCCGTCATCTGGGAAAGGCTGCAGCACCAGATTGCCAATTTCCGCGAACCGCTGGAGAGCCTGGGTGACCTCCAGGGGCAATTGTCCTCTATTTTCGGAAACGGCGAGGGAATGACCGTCAAGGTCGACGATGGCAGCACGGTCACCGATCTCGCCATGATCGCCCCGGCCATCCTGGCGCAGGTGTTGATCTCCCTCGCGAGCCTTTACTTCTGTGTCGCCACGCGCGAGCAGATCCGCGTGTCCATCCTCTCGCTCTGCGTCACCCGGCGCATGCGCTGGCGCACCGCACATGTGTTTCGGGATGTGGAGCACAAGGTCAGCCGCTACCTGCTCTCGATCAGCGTGATCAATTTCTGCCTCGGATGCGTGGTGGCCCTGACCATGTGGGCAATCGGCATGCCATCACCCCTGCTCTGGGGGGCGCTCGCGGCGGTACTGAATTATATTCCCTATATCGGGCAGGCGGTGATGATTGCCTGCCTGCTCGTCGTGGGACTTGCCACCGAGACCAGTCTCCAGCAGATCGTGCTACCCGTGCTCTGCTACATGGCGATCAACTTCATCGAGGGACAGTTCGCGACGCCGCATTTCATCGGCCACACCATGACCCTCAATCCCTTTTTGATCTTCCTGTCGATCACCTATTGGCTGTGGGCCTGGGGGCCGATCGGAGGGCTTGTCGCGGTTCCGACGCTGCTGATCGCAAGCTCCTTGCTGGCCCATATTTTGCCCAGCAAGCCGATTGCGCCAAGGCGGCCGGTGCGGCGAACGGGGACCATGTCACCGCGCGAGGAATTGCTGGCCAATGCGGCCCAAGCCATCAAGGAGCAGCGAGAGGACCAGCAGGACGGCAAATCCGCGCCCGCCAAGCCAGCCGAAAAGCCTGCATAG